In Myxococcus stipitatus, a single window of DNA contains:
- a CDS encoding DUF4114 domain-containing protein, translating to MRPLFLALFGASSLALAANPDPLCYNYMQQDRQPDFSAGGFAQRSSIELTAAKQLRLDTDVRAVNPEGGIILPFEQRVTVDYVYQSGGAWWSLGYLFYDDLVRMEYVDTKGTADTSDDVLVDKNPADGMPDFHADLYNMGNRAFIGGDRICTRTFVHNGKTFYLPTLANRACTQTYVAAVSTPIFDARPGRTTKHQPATVGEFINAGTVSGDQFSDGGLYKRVPNLLEPADPANRSQGLGHLIFLMSDDDGDRATTGGMSPVADIGGGPDGIPDYDSSAYDGVGRPRTADNPNPNVGLSAYDRRVDLGILPGGREIVFYFITGLLDGEHAKPSRYNGKAEVFPCAVQDPTTKECKLHLKTPISVFFSKSLLNMDQNPLTDAPAAVRDIGCPYDPDATCNNTGSPVQGWLDYATMERLNTAAYGFLDLTSQHEVQRVPRPTNDRMPHIFVGAPSKDPFRWILGFEDLNGGGDRDFNDVVFLVNRQNIGVVTSGVVSGDISPSVAPDYTITTVRFTRDDDATTCSGPTPCFHEDRPGACTGASPAIEYDVAVDCRLCDGTTCTNNPNPTWTRVRFPETTPPTKTAELNMLDLGFTGSQLCWRAQIRSSNQYCRPTINNIDVNYQALKAGRYSRSAVTPVGNAILFGDREVAGQEMAPPPSRRVYDNRLDFALRGHLTLQSLYAPETPNTTTDVERWNAGRVLSQSLRTRSGEIEDPQDRKLYTSVRTPLGSYTRIDLDTDLARENLLSRGFPPTLCNELSAGKPIYDLDKDGFCDGRDRQFLSNWLHGYENRSEDRRRPWPVGGIDQSTSAFVGPAGKPGWWYLVSLGEQQDFLTRYVAGFKERRGTAYVGTISGFLHAFDAGRFRTGDDPCTSATEVRGYFELEDPSCGGSTERDYGTGAERFAYLPGSLLSRYVKHYVSYRPGEVPEGGAVVNASPTVADVDLGGLGGPPWTRSDAPGKGAKTALVSTTGKDQNVVFALDISDPRDPRPLWEYTLNDGLDALFLEAWKSNHDVLLPDSRGSRHSPAVVRMRFDDTGADVRWVAVVATDYKPTPDTAGTVYILDMATGKPVVKAGKEDLGVVTLQKGEGIGGEPSVVDVDQDGTFDLVYVPTTSGHVYRINPTRTGGTLAGQRLATCKVADVPADLSPRPDAALQRIHSSLSTRVMPGKVRFFLGTGDNPDLNDAVANNYYMMAYEDLSPLEPGCAEAELLWKKELPSGERVWGGVIASGTDVYTTTAVGATSQPCDLSSTQFGAFYALRQEPDAGNQAHELAGSGTTLSGHGLSAPVLYDNHLFIASAEGKPLMVGNDKWNNQDGLSPQRGTRVLVYDVSPEGRLSR from the coding sequence ATGAGACCGCTCTTCCTCGCGCTCTTCGGCGCGTCGTCCCTGGCCCTGGCCGCCAACCCGGACCCCCTCTGCTACAACTACATGCAGCAGGACCGTCAGCCGGACTTCAGCGCCGGCGGCTTCGCCCAGCGCAGCAGCATCGAGCTGACGGCCGCCAAGCAGCTGCGCCTCGACACCGACGTGCGCGCGGTCAACCCCGAGGGCGGCATCATCCTGCCCTTCGAGCAGCGCGTGACGGTCGACTACGTCTACCAGTCCGGTGGCGCGTGGTGGTCGCTGGGGTACCTCTTCTACGACGACCTCGTCCGGATGGAGTACGTCGACACGAAGGGCACCGCCGACACGTCCGACGACGTCCTCGTGGACAAGAACCCGGCGGACGGCATGCCGGACTTCCACGCGGACCTCTACAACATGGGCAACCGCGCGTTCATCGGCGGTGACCGCATCTGCACCAGGACGTTCGTGCACAACGGCAAGACGTTCTACCTGCCGACGCTGGCGAACCGCGCCTGCACCCAGACGTATGTCGCCGCCGTCAGCACGCCCATCTTCGACGCGCGCCCGGGGCGGACGACCAAGCACCAGCCCGCGACGGTGGGCGAGTTCATCAACGCCGGCACCGTGTCCGGAGACCAGTTCTCCGACGGCGGGCTCTACAAGCGCGTGCCCAACCTGTTGGAGCCGGCGGACCCCGCGAACCGCTCCCAGGGCCTGGGCCACCTCATCTTCCTGATGTCGGACGACGACGGCGACCGCGCCACCACGGGCGGCATGTCGCCGGTGGCCGACATCGGCGGTGGCCCGGATGGCATCCCCGACTACGACTCGTCCGCGTATGACGGCGTGGGCCGGCCGCGCACGGCCGACAACCCCAACCCCAACGTCGGGTTGAGCGCGTACGACCGCCGCGTGGACCTGGGCATCCTCCCGGGCGGGCGTGAAATCGTCTTCTACTTCATCACCGGCCTGCTCGACGGCGAGCACGCCAAGCCCAGCCGCTACAACGGCAAGGCGGAGGTGTTCCCCTGCGCGGTGCAGGACCCGACGACGAAGGAGTGCAAGCTCCACCTCAAGACGCCCATCTCCGTCTTCTTCTCCAAGTCGCTGCTCAACATGGACCAGAACCCGCTGACGGATGCCCCGGCGGCGGTGCGCGACATCGGCTGTCCCTACGACCCGGACGCCACCTGCAACAACACGGGCTCGCCGGTGCAGGGCTGGCTGGACTACGCGACCATGGAGCGCCTCAACACGGCGGCCTACGGCTTCCTCGACCTCACCTCGCAGCACGAGGTGCAGCGCGTGCCACGGCCGACCAACGACCGCATGCCCCACATCTTCGTGGGCGCGCCCTCCAAGGACCCGTTCCGCTGGATTCTGGGCTTCGAGGACCTCAACGGCGGCGGCGACCGCGACTTCAACGACGTGGTGTTCCTGGTGAACCGGCAGAACATCGGCGTGGTCACCTCCGGCGTGGTGTCCGGGGACATCTCCCCGAGCGTGGCGCCGGACTACACCATCACCACCGTGCGCTTCACCCGCGACGACGACGCGACGACGTGCAGCGGCCCCACGCCCTGCTTCCACGAGGACCGCCCCGGCGCGTGCACCGGCGCCTCCCCGGCCATCGAATACGACGTGGCCGTGGACTGCCGGCTGTGCGACGGCACCACGTGCACCAACAACCCCAACCCCACCTGGACGCGGGTGCGCTTCCCGGAGACCACGCCGCCCACGAAGACGGCGGAGCTGAACATGCTGGACCTGGGGTTCACCGGCTCGCAGCTGTGCTGGCGCGCGCAGATCCGCTCCTCCAACCAGTACTGCCGCCCCACCATCAACAACATCGACGTGAACTACCAGGCCCTCAAGGCGGGCCGGTACTCGCGCTCCGCCGTCACCCCCGTGGGCAACGCCATCCTCTTCGGAGACCGCGAGGTCGCGGGCCAGGAGATGGCGCCGCCGCCCTCCCGCCGCGTCTACGACAACCGCCTGGACTTCGCCCTGCGAGGGCACCTCACCCTCCAGAGCCTCTACGCGCCGGAGACCCCCAACACGACCACGGACGTCGAGCGGTGGAACGCCGGCCGCGTGCTCTCGCAGAGCCTGCGGACGCGCTCCGGGGAGATCGAGGACCCGCAGGACCGCAAGCTGTACACGTCCGTCCGCACGCCGCTCGGGAGCTACACGCGCATCGACCTGGACACCGACCTGGCGCGGGAGAACCTCCTCAGCCGGGGCTTCCCGCCCACCCTGTGCAACGAGCTGTCCGCGGGCAAGCCCATCTACGACCTGGACAAGGATGGCTTCTGCGATGGCAGGGACCGTCAGTTCCTGTCGAACTGGCTCCACGGCTACGAGAACCGCTCGGAGGACCGGCGCCGGCCCTGGCCCGTGGGCGGCATCGACCAGTCCACCTCCGCCTTCGTGGGACCGGCGGGCAAGCCCGGCTGGTGGTACCTCGTCTCGCTCGGCGAGCAGCAGGACTTCCTGACGCGCTACGTGGCGGGCTTCAAGGAGCGGCGGGGCACCGCGTACGTGGGCACCATCAGCGGCTTCCTGCACGCCTTCGACGCCGGGCGCTTCCGCACCGGGGACGACCCGTGCACGAGCGCCACGGAGGTGCGCGGCTACTTCGAGCTCGAGGACCCGTCGTGCGGCGGCAGCACCGAGCGCGACTACGGCACCGGCGCGGAGCGCTTCGCCTACCTGCCGGGCTCGCTGCTGTCTCGCTACGTGAAGCACTACGTCTCCTACCGGCCCGGAGAGGTGCCGGAGGGTGGCGCGGTGGTGAACGCCTCCCCCACGGTGGCGGACGTGGACCTGGGTGGGCTCGGCGGTCCGCCATGGACGCGCTCCGACGCGCCGGGCAAGGGCGCGAAGACGGCGCTCGTGTCCACCACGGGCAAGGACCAGAACGTCGTGTTCGCGCTCGACATCAGCGACCCGCGCGACCCGCGTCCCCTGTGGGAGTACACGCTGAACGACGGGCTCGACGCGCTGTTCCTCGAGGCCTGGAAGAGCAACCACGACGTGCTGTTGCCGGACAGCCGCGGGTCGCGGCACTCCCCCGCGGTGGTGCGCATGCGCTTCGACGACACGGGCGCGGACGTGCGCTGGGTGGCCGTGGTGGCCACGGACTACAAGCCCACCCCGGACACCGCCGGCACCGTCTACATCCTCGACATGGCCACCGGGAAGCCGGTGGTGAAGGCGGGGAAGGAGGACCTGGGCGTGGTGACGCTCCAGAAGGGCGAGGGCATCGGCGGAGAGCCGAGCGTGGTGGACGTGGACCAGGACGGCACCTTCGACCTCGTCTACGTGCCCACCACCTCCGGGCATGTCTACCGCATCAACCCCACGCGCACGGGAGGCACGCTCGCCGGTCAGCGCCTGGCGACGTGCAAGGTGGCGGACGTGCCCGCGGACCTGAGCCCGCGCCCGGACGCCGCGCTCCAGCGCATCCACTCCTCGCTGTCCACCCGCGTGATGCCCGGCAAGGTGCGCTTCTTCCTGGGGACCGGTGACAACCCGGACCTCAACGACGCGGTGGCGAACAACTATTACATGATGGCGTACGAGGACCTGTCGCCCCTGGAGCCCGGCTGCGCCGAGGCGGAGCTGTTGTGGAAGAAGGAGCTGCCGTCGGGCGAGCGCGTCTGGGGCGGCGTCATCGCCAGCGGCACGGACGTCTACACGACCACCGCGGTGGGCGCGACGTCGCAGCCGTGTGACCTGAGCAGCACCCAGTTCGGCGCCTTCTATGCGCTGCGCCAGGAGCCGGACGCGGGCAACCAGGCGCACGAGCTGGCCGGCTCCGGCACGACGCTCAGCGGTCACGGCCTGTCGGCGCCGGTGCTCTACGACAACCACCTGTTCATCGCCAGCGCGGAGGGCAAGCCGCTCATGGTGGGCAACGACAAGTGGAACAACCAGGACGGCCTGTCGCCGCAGCGGGGCACGCGCGTGCTGGTGTACGACGTGAGCCCGGAAGGGAGGCTGTCGCGATGA
- a CDS encoding type IV pilus modification PilV family protein, with the protein MSLAHSRRATRGITLLEVMATAVVLLLGLVAASQVVVATVTQNRRVLSQAQAQVIAERTLERLVGLGCAAGPPSPCGPLMALDAAPDEIVYWSASGEPSPSATADDGSPRRAYTVNVDVDPPFEGAERGQPALDRSLDGNGNVGQMVNVRVTVLWDEPGRPRQALALQTRISPAAPPVNP; encoded by the coding sequence ATGAGCCTCGCTCATTCCCGGCGCGCCACGCGGGGCATCACCCTCCTGGAGGTGATGGCCACCGCGGTGGTGCTGCTGCTGGGCCTGGTGGCCGCCAGCCAGGTGGTGGTGGCCACCGTGACGCAGAACCGCCGTGTCCTGTCGCAGGCCCAGGCGCAGGTCATCGCGGAGCGGACGCTGGAGCGGCTGGTGGGCCTGGGCTGCGCGGCCGGGCCGCCCTCGCCGTGCGGTCCGCTGATGGCGCTCGACGCCGCGCCCGACGAAATCGTCTACTGGAGCGCCTCCGGCGAGCCGAGCCCCTCCGCCACGGCGGACGACGGCTCGCCCCGCCGCGCGTACACCGTCAACGTGGACGTGGACCCGCCCTTCGAGGGCGCGGAGCGGGGACAGCCCGCGTTGGACAGGTCGCTCGACGGCAACGGCAACGTGGGCCAGATGGTGAACGTGCGCGTGACGGTGCTGTGGGACGAGCCCGGCCGTCCCCGACAGGCGCTCGCGCTCCAGACGCGCATCTCCCCCGCCGCGCCCCCCGTCAACCCATGA
- a CDS encoding PilW family protein, which yields MRVLPGRARRGFTLLEMMVAIALGLVVITTGLVVGARFQRTASFEEQAMATQNLQRAVTEMLTLDLQRASAGIGNGRIVFGGDGGGGIDYRYGVEVRSNAEFTDPGFSRPIGAYSEFTSDALLLTSGSTRDMVPLDECVGSGGSSRIGAEACLFREPPATLAGRQVVFTNPSVEVACAHTVTGFPGNFRLATMEGVGGPSVPSGSACDVTSGAFWKARRGYVMALETWGYRVNWRDGGRTPVLEYDPPGPEGWTLLSRDVERLQVRLGVENPAAPGALLWFPQKTPERPALDACTNADCDTFVAAVGGYTTKDLPDGDSKRARDALLRRVRMLEVTVVSRSQRTDTERVVPLGDGFAPDEENNPRDGYRRRHTTFRISPRNYRIAGVGTP from the coding sequence ATGCGAGTCCTTCCTGGTCGCGCGCGCCGCGGCTTCACGCTGTTGGAGATGATGGTCGCCATCGCCCTGGGGCTGGTGGTCATCACCACCGGCCTCGTCGTGGGCGCCCGCTTCCAGCGCACCGCCTCCTTCGAGGAGCAGGCGATGGCCACGCAGAACCTCCAGCGCGCGGTGACGGAGATGCTGACGCTGGACCTGCAACGCGCCTCCGCCGGCATCGGCAACGGACGCATCGTCTTCGGCGGCGACGGTGGCGGTGGCATCGACTACCGCTACGGCGTGGAGGTCCGCTCCAACGCGGAGTTCACCGACCCGGGCTTCTCCCGCCCCATCGGGGCGTACTCGGAGTTCACGTCGGACGCGCTGCTGCTGACCAGCGGCTCCACGCGGGACATGGTCCCCCTGGACGAATGTGTCGGCTCGGGCGGCAGCTCCCGCATCGGCGCGGAGGCGTGCCTGTTCCGCGAGCCGCCCGCCACGCTCGCCGGACGACAGGTGGTGTTCACCAACCCGAGCGTGGAGGTGGCGTGCGCGCACACCGTCACCGGCTTCCCGGGCAACTTCCGGCTCGCCACCATGGAGGGCGTGGGCGGCCCCTCGGTGCCGTCCGGCTCCGCCTGCGACGTGACCTCCGGCGCCTTCTGGAAGGCACGGCGCGGCTACGTCATGGCGCTGGAGACGTGGGGCTACCGCGTGAACTGGCGCGACGGCGGCAGGACGCCGGTGCTGGAGTACGACCCGCCCGGCCCGGAGGGGTGGACGCTGCTCAGCCGCGACGTGGAGCGCCTCCAGGTGCGGCTCGGCGTGGAGAACCCCGCCGCGCCCGGCGCGCTGCTGTGGTTCCCCCAGAAGACGCCAGAGCGTCCGGCGCTCGATGCCTGCACCAACGCCGACTGCGACACCTTCGTCGCGGCCGTGGGGGGCTACACCACGAAGGACCTGCCGGACGGTGACTCGAAGCGCGCGCGCGACGCGCTGCTGCGGCGGGTGCGCATGCTGGAGGTCACGGTGGTGTCCCGCTCGCAGCGCACGGACACCGAGCGCGTGGTCCCCCTGGGGGATGGCTTCGCGCCGGACGAGGAGAACAACCCCCGCGACGGCTACCGTCGCCGTCACACCACGTTCCGTATCAGCCCTCGCAACTACCGCATCGCCGGAGTGGGGACGCCATGA
- a CDS encoding pilus assembly FimT family protein yields MSTRTTTRHGRGFTLLEILTGLAILGIMTSLSVVSYRELIVKRRESNAIREIYAAALEARQRARVSQQPVRVVVHSVVVAGRPSLVVRWERPACEPGFEPVCPTEACGDSVCGENGCVCDSRGPDIAVPPTLDLQGLTGLCFLGGSGRPRGLSCDVSSPAVERVEFRVPHRNETQALLVEPLTGLARLEQ; encoded by the coding sequence ATGAGCACGAGGACGACGACGCGCCACGGCCGTGGCTTCACGCTGCTGGAGATCCTCACGGGGCTGGCCATCCTCGGCATCATGACGTCGCTGTCCGTGGTGAGCTATCGCGAGCTCATCGTGAAGCGGCGCGAGAGCAACGCCATCCGCGAAATCTACGCGGCGGCGCTGGAGGCCCGGCAGCGCGCGCGCGTCAGCCAGCAGCCGGTGCGGGTGGTCGTGCACTCCGTCGTCGTGGCCGGGCGCCCCAGCCTCGTGGTGCGCTGGGAGCGCCCCGCCTGCGAGCCCGGCTTCGAGCCCGTCTGCCCCACCGAGGCTTGCGGCGACAGCGTCTGTGGAGAGAATGGCTGCGTGTGCGACTCGCGAGGTCCGGACATCGCCGTGCCCCCCACGTTGGACCTCCAGGGTCTGACGGGGCTGTGCTTCCTCGGCGGCAGCGGGCGTCCCCGTGGGTTGTCCTGTGACGTGTCATCGCCCGCGGTGGAGCGGGTGGAGTTCCGCGTCCCGCACCGCAACGAGACGCAGGCCCTGCTGGTGGAACCCCTCACCGGACTGGCCCGCCTGGAGCAGTGA
- the mmsA gene encoding CoA-acylating methylmalonate-semialdehyde dehydrogenase, which yields MSFVKLPESVVPCRNLVGGEWQLPQGAALLDVRSPYTGTVIGGVPLTSAAGVALAVESARPAAAQWRATPLRERTQALFRFRALLERDLERLANLAASEAGKTVAEARAGLLKGLEVCEFALSLQNLDSGAHLEVSRGVTCEFRREPLGIVAGVTPFNFPGMVPMWLFPIAVTLGNAFILKPSEKVPLTACGLGELMMEAGYPPGVFSIVHGGKEAVDALVAHPEVQALAFVGSSAVARHLYAEGCKRGKRVLALGGAKNHLIVAPDADPDLTAQAVVDSFTGCAGQRCMAGSVLLAVGDVEALLEDVFQRAARIQLGSGMGALIDKGAVDRLESAIAKAAAEGARVAVDGRGLRPDGEAWAGGNWLGPSILDGVRPEMEAARRELFGPVLSVIRVPTLSAALAVENASPYGNAASIFTTSGAVAQLVVEGVRAGMVGVNVGVPVPREPFSFGGTGDSRFGHGDITGVSSLDFWTQLKKVTRKWSARTDGSWMS from the coding sequence TTGTCGTTCGTGAAGCTTCCCGAGAGCGTCGTTCCTTGTCGAAACCTGGTGGGAGGCGAGTGGCAGTTGCCGCAGGGGGCCGCGTTGCTGGACGTGCGCAGCCCGTACACCGGCACCGTCATCGGCGGCGTGCCCCTCACCTCCGCCGCGGGGGTGGCCCTGGCGGTGGAGTCGGCGCGTCCCGCCGCCGCGCAGTGGCGCGCGACGCCGCTGCGTGAGCGCACGCAGGCGCTGTTCCGCTTCCGCGCGCTCCTCGAGCGGGACCTGGAGCGGCTGGCGAACCTGGCGGCGAGCGAGGCCGGCAAGACGGTGGCCGAGGCCCGCGCGGGGCTGCTCAAGGGCCTCGAGGTGTGCGAGTTCGCGCTGTCGCTGCAGAACCTCGACAGCGGCGCGCACCTGGAGGTGAGCAGGGGCGTCACCTGCGAGTTCCGCCGCGAGCCGCTGGGCATCGTCGCGGGCGTGACGCCCTTCAACTTCCCCGGCATGGTGCCCATGTGGCTGTTCCCCATCGCGGTGACGCTGGGCAACGCCTTCATCCTCAAGCCGTCGGAGAAGGTGCCGCTCACCGCGTGCGGGCTGGGCGAGCTGATGATGGAGGCGGGCTATCCGCCGGGCGTCTTCTCCATCGTGCACGGCGGCAAGGAGGCCGTGGACGCGCTGGTGGCGCACCCGGAGGTGCAGGCGCTGGCCTTCGTGGGCTCGTCCGCGGTGGCGCGGCACCTCTACGCGGAGGGCTGCAAGCGCGGCAAGCGGGTGCTGGCGTTGGGCGGCGCGAAGAACCACCTCATCGTCGCGCCGGACGCGGACCCGGACCTGACGGCGCAGGCGGTGGTGGACTCGTTCACCGGTTGCGCGGGCCAGCGCTGCATGGCGGGCAGCGTGCTGCTGGCGGTGGGTGACGTGGAGGCGCTCCTGGAGGACGTCTTCCAGCGCGCCGCGCGCATCCAGCTGGGCTCGGGCATGGGCGCCCTCATCGACAAGGGCGCGGTGGACCGGCTGGAGTCCGCCATCGCGAAGGCGGCGGCGGAGGGCGCGCGCGTGGCGGTGGACGGACGCGGCCTGCGCCCGGACGGCGAGGCATGGGCCGGCGGCAACTGGCTGGGCCCGTCCATCCTCGACGGCGTGCGGCCGGAGATGGAGGCGGCGCGGCGCGAGCTGTTCGGCCCGGTGCTCTCCGTCATCCGCGTGCCCACGCTGTCGGCGGCGCTCGCGGTGGAGAACGCGTCGCCCTACGGCAACGCGGCGTCCATCTTCACCACGAGCGGCGCGGTGGCGCAGCTGGTGGTGGAGGGCGTGCGCGCGGGCATGGTGGGCGTCAACGTGGGCGTGCCGGTGCCGCGCGAGCCGTTCTCCTTCGGGGGCACGGGCGACTCGCGCTTCGGCCATGGGGACATCACCGGCGTCTCCAGTCTGGACTTCTGGACGCAGCTCAAGAAGGTCACCCGGAAGTGGTCGGCGCGCACCGACGGCTCGTGGATGAGCTGA
- a CDS encoding GTP cyclohydrolase II, producing MSDKKPVNHIRLTSHPDGDTPGVAIRWGDPEPLRRGPVVATLTDVGHRNVIGTHAGSYAVYRALAVAAGMLPQDHRADLKNTSPAAQIGPYPSWNDPERIVSLDPWGAIAPQAFSAFSDQGIDFRPTIAVTRAHINLPELRDAVEAGRLTPDGDLLTANGDIKVVKAAVDPVWHLPGIAKRFGMTESALRRGLFEQTGGMFPELITRPDLHVFLPPIGGLTLYVFGPVESLANRDIPLAVRVHDECNGSDVFGSDICTCRPYLAHGIEECVRTAQKGGAGLIVYLRKEGRALGEVTKFLVYNARKRQEGGDSAATYFQRTECVAGVQDMRFQELMPDVLHWLGITRIHRFVSMSDMKHDAIVRSGIEILERIPIPEDLIPADAKVEMEAKKAAGYFTKGPVADAEGLAQVKGRGLDV from the coding sequence ATGTCAGACAAGAAGCCCGTCAACCACATCCGTCTCACGTCCCATCCGGACGGGGACACGCCTGGCGTGGCCATCCGCTGGGGCGACCCGGAGCCGCTGCGCCGGGGCCCCGTGGTGGCCACGCTCACGGACGTCGGACACCGCAACGTCATCGGCACGCACGCGGGCTCGTACGCCGTCTACCGCGCGCTCGCCGTGGCCGCGGGGATGCTGCCGCAGGACCACCGCGCGGACCTGAAGAACACCTCGCCCGCGGCGCAGATCGGCCCGTACCCGTCCTGGAACGACCCGGAGCGCATCGTGTCGCTGGACCCGTGGGGCGCCATCGCCCCGCAGGCGTTCTCCGCCTTCTCCGACCAGGGCATCGACTTCCGGCCCACCATCGCCGTCACCCGCGCGCACATCAACCTGCCGGAGCTGCGCGACGCGGTGGAGGCCGGGCGGCTCACGCCGGACGGCGACCTGCTCACGGCCAACGGCGACATCAAGGTCGTGAAGGCCGCGGTGGACCCGGTGTGGCACCTGCCCGGCATCGCGAAGCGCTTCGGCATGACGGAGAGCGCGCTGCGCCGCGGCCTGTTCGAGCAGACCGGCGGCATGTTCCCGGAGCTCATCACCCGCCCCGACCTGCACGTCTTCCTGCCGCCCATCGGCGGGCTCACGCTGTATGTCTTCGGGCCGGTGGAGTCGCTGGCCAACCGCGACATCCCCCTGGCGGTGCGCGTGCATGACGAGTGCAACGGCTCCGACGTGTTCGGCAGCGACATCTGCACCTGCCGCCCGTACCTGGCGCACGGCATCGAGGAGTGCGTGCGCACCGCGCAGAAGGGCGGCGCGGGCCTCATCGTCTACCTGCGCAAGGAGGGCCGCGCGCTGGGCGAGGTGACGAAGTTCCTGGTCTACAACGCGCGCAAGCGGCAGGAGGGCGGCGACTCCGCGGCCACCTACTTCCAGCGCACCGAGTGCGTGGCCGGCGTGCAGGACATGCGCTTCCAGGAGCTGATGCCGGACGTGCTGCACTGGCTGGGCATCACCCGCATCCACCGCTTCGTGTCCATGAGCGACATGAAGCACGACGCCATCGTCCGCTCAGGCATCGAAATCCTCGAGCGCATCCCCATCCCGGAGGACCTCATCCCCGCCGACGCCAAGGTGGAGATGGAGGCGAAGAAGGCCGCGGGCTACTTCACCAAGGGCCCGGTGGCGGACGCGGAGGGGCTGGCGCAGGTGAAGGGACGGGGGCTCGATGTCTGA